One segment of Ricinus communis isolate WT05 ecotype wild-type chromosome 8, ASM1957865v1, whole genome shotgun sequence DNA contains the following:
- the LOC8263330 gene encoding transcription factor E2FB isoform X1, with translation MSNSQPPNPQSVQNSLKRQLPFSSMKPPFLPPGDYHRFTTDPRRLPLPQVEAIVVKPPPFCLFIEEILASRVSSQKSHKRYSAYSSERQTVRSSSVQKLLVGLTSIYNIIQGVITNWQPLKRKSDAADHEPAESSAWNTGPGYMEVVNSPLQTPVSGKSGKVPKTSRLSKSNRSGSQNAGSNIGVLHSSPGNNLTPTGPCRYDSSLGLLTKKFINLIKHAEDGILDLNKAADTLEVQKRRIYDITNVLEGIGLIEKKLKNRIQWKGLDVSRPGEADESVASLQAEVENLNIDERRLDEQIREMQERLRDLSEDENNQKWLFVTEEDIKSLPCFQNETLIAIKAPHGTTLEVPDPDEQAVDYPQRRYRIVLRSTMGPIDVYLVSQFEEKFEEIHGAEPPPTYPSSSSFNENPAPTVVPEDGRGKEIEMQGDDAQRMCSELSTSQDFVSGIMKIVPSDVDSGADYWLLSDAGVSITDMWRTEPGVEWNEFDTLHDDYGIANASTPRPQTPPSNATEVPSNANTAAG, from the exons ATGTCGAATTCGCAACCTCCAAATCCCCAGTCTGTCCAGAATTCCTTAAAACGCCAACTCCCTTTCTCTTCTATGAAGCCGCCTTTCTTGCCTCCCGGTGACTATCACCGCTTCACCACTGACCCTCGCCGGCTCCCTCTTCCTCAAGTTGAAGCCATCGTTGTTAAACCTCCTCCT TTTTGCTTGTTTATTGAGGAAATATTGGCCAGCAGGGTCAGCTCTCAAAAGTCACACAAGAGATACTCCGCATATTCCTCAGAAAGGCAAACTGTCAGAAGTTCATCTGTTCAGAAGTTGTTGGTCGGGCTGACCTCTATTTATAATATCATTCAAGGGGTTATTACAAACTGGCAG CCACTGAAGCGGAAGAGTGATGCAGCAGATCATGAACCTGCTGAGTCCAGTGCATGGAATACTGGTCCTGGATACATGGAAGTGGTTAACAGTCCTCTCCAGACACCTGTATCTGGAAAAAGTGGAAAGGTTCCCAAAACATCAAGGCTTTCGAAGAGCAATAGATCAGGATCTCAGAATGCCGGTTCAAATATCGGTGTGTTGCATA GTTCTCCTGGAAATAATCTTACTCCTACTGGTCCCTGTCGTTATGACAGCTCCTTGG GTCTTTTAACAAAAAAGTTCATCAATTTGATCAAACATGCCGAAGATGGAATTCTTGATCTTAACAAAGCTGCTGACACATTAGAG GTGCAAAAGCGGCGGATATATGATATAACAAATGTTCTAGAAGGAATTGGTCTCATCGAGAAGAAGCTTAAGAACAGAATTCAGTGGAA GGGACTTGATGTCTCACGACCAGGGGAAGCAGATGAAAGTGTCGCTAGTTTGCAG GCAGAAGTTGAAAACCTTAACATTGATGAACGCAGATTAGATGAACAAATAAG AGAAATGCAAGAAAGATTGAGGGACCTTAGTGAAGATGAAAATAATCAGAA GTGGCTTTTTGTCACTGAGGAAGACATCAAGAGCTTACCATGCTTCCAG AATGAAACCTTAATAGCAATTAAAGCTCCACATGGAACCACTCTGGAAGTCCCAGATCCGGATGAG CAGGCTGTTGACTATCCCCAGAGGAGATACAGGATAGTTCTCAGAAGTACAATGGGTCCGATAGATGTTTATCTTGTCAG TCAATTTGAGGAGAAGTTCGAGGAGATTCATGGTGCTGAACCTCCTCCAACTTATCCATCAAGTTCaagttttaatgaaaatcCAGCACCTACAGTGGTTCCAGAGGATGGTAGAGGAAAGGAGATTGAAATGCAGGGAGATGATGCTCAGAGAATGTGCTCAGAACTTAGCACATCACAGGACTTTGTGAGTGGGATCATGAAGATTGTTCCCTCAGATGTAGAT AGCGGCGCAGACTACTGGCTTTTATCAGATGCTGGTGTTAGTATAACAGACATGTGGCGTACTGAAC CTGGAGTAGAGTGGAACGAATTCGATACACTCCATGATGACTATGGCATAGCAAATGCAAGCACACCCAGACCTCAAACTCCACCATCTAATGCAACAGAAGTTCCTTCTAATGCTAACACTGCTGCAGGATGA
- the LOC8263330 gene encoding transcription factor E2FB isoform X2 yields MSNSQPPNPQSVQNSLKRQLPFSSMKPPFLPPGDYHRFTTDPRRLPLPQVEAIVVKPPPFCLFIEEILASRVSSQKSHKRYSAYSSERQTVRSSSVQKLLVGLTSIYNIIQGVITNWQPLKRKSDAADHEPAESSAWNTGPGYMEVVNSPLQTPVSGKSGKVPKTSRLSKSNRSGSQNAGSNIGVLHSSPGNNLTPTGPCRYDSSLGLLTKKFINLIKHAEDGILDLNKAADTLEVQKRRIYDITNVLEGIGLIEKKLKNRIQWKGLDVSRPGEADESVASLQAEVENLNIDERRLDEQIREMQERLRDLSEDENNQKWLFVTEEDIKSLPCFQNETLIAIKAPHGTTLEVPDPDEAVDYPQRRYRIVLRSTMGPIDVYLVSQFEEKFEEIHGAEPPPTYPSSSSFNENPAPTVVPEDGRGKEIEMQGDDAQRMCSELSTSQDFVSGIMKIVPSDVDSGADYWLLSDAGVSITDMWRTEPGVEWNEFDTLHDDYGIANASTPRPQTPPSNATEVPSNANTAAG; encoded by the exons ATGTCGAATTCGCAACCTCCAAATCCCCAGTCTGTCCAGAATTCCTTAAAACGCCAACTCCCTTTCTCTTCTATGAAGCCGCCTTTCTTGCCTCCCGGTGACTATCACCGCTTCACCACTGACCCTCGCCGGCTCCCTCTTCCTCAAGTTGAAGCCATCGTTGTTAAACCTCCTCCT TTTTGCTTGTTTATTGAGGAAATATTGGCCAGCAGGGTCAGCTCTCAAAAGTCACACAAGAGATACTCCGCATATTCCTCAGAAAGGCAAACTGTCAGAAGTTCATCTGTTCAGAAGTTGTTGGTCGGGCTGACCTCTATTTATAATATCATTCAAGGGGTTATTACAAACTGGCAG CCACTGAAGCGGAAGAGTGATGCAGCAGATCATGAACCTGCTGAGTCCAGTGCATGGAATACTGGTCCTGGATACATGGAAGTGGTTAACAGTCCTCTCCAGACACCTGTATCTGGAAAAAGTGGAAAGGTTCCCAAAACATCAAGGCTTTCGAAGAGCAATAGATCAGGATCTCAGAATGCCGGTTCAAATATCGGTGTGTTGCATA GTTCTCCTGGAAATAATCTTACTCCTACTGGTCCCTGTCGTTATGACAGCTCCTTGG GTCTTTTAACAAAAAAGTTCATCAATTTGATCAAACATGCCGAAGATGGAATTCTTGATCTTAACAAAGCTGCTGACACATTAGAG GTGCAAAAGCGGCGGATATATGATATAACAAATGTTCTAGAAGGAATTGGTCTCATCGAGAAGAAGCTTAAGAACAGAATTCAGTGGAA GGGACTTGATGTCTCACGACCAGGGGAAGCAGATGAAAGTGTCGCTAGTTTGCAG GCAGAAGTTGAAAACCTTAACATTGATGAACGCAGATTAGATGAACAAATAAG AGAAATGCAAGAAAGATTGAGGGACCTTAGTGAAGATGAAAATAATCAGAA GTGGCTTTTTGTCACTGAGGAAGACATCAAGAGCTTACCATGCTTCCAG AATGAAACCTTAATAGCAATTAAAGCTCCACATGGAACCACTCTGGAAGTCCCAGATCCGGATGAG GCTGTTGACTATCCCCAGAGGAGATACAGGATAGTTCTCAGAAGTACAATGGGTCCGATAGATGTTTATCTTGTCAG TCAATTTGAGGAGAAGTTCGAGGAGATTCATGGTGCTGAACCTCCTCCAACTTATCCATCAAGTTCaagttttaatgaaaatcCAGCACCTACAGTGGTTCCAGAGGATGGTAGAGGAAAGGAGATTGAAATGCAGGGAGATGATGCTCAGAGAATGTGCTCAGAACTTAGCACATCACAGGACTTTGTGAGTGGGATCATGAAGATTGTTCCCTCAGATGTAGAT AGCGGCGCAGACTACTGGCTTTTATCAGATGCTGGTGTTAGTATAACAGACATGTGGCGTACTGAAC CTGGAGTAGAGTGGAACGAATTCGATACACTCCATGATGACTATGGCATAGCAAATGCAAGCACACCCAGACCTCAAACTCCACCATCTAATGCAACAGAAGTTCCTTCTAATGCTAACACTGCTGCAGGATGA
- the LOC8263330 gene encoding transcription factor E2FB isoform X4, which translates to MSNSQPPNPQSVQNSLKRQLPFSSMKPPFLPPGDYHRFTTDPRRLPLPQVEAIVVKPPPFCLFIEEILASRVSSQKSHKRYSAYSSERQTVRSSSVQKLLVGLTSIYNIIQGVITNWQPLKRKSDAADHEPAESSAWNTGPGYMEVVNSPLQTPVSGKSGKVPKTSRLSKSNRSGSQNAGSNIGSPGNNLTPTGPCRYDSSLGLLTKKFINLIKHAEDGILDLNKAADTLEVQKRRIYDITNVLEGIGLIEKKLKNRIQWKGLDVSRPGEADESVASLQAEVENLNIDERRLDEQIREMQERLRDLSEDENNQKWLFVTEEDIKSLPCFQNETLIAIKAPHGTTLEVPDPDEAVDYPQRRYRIVLRSTMGPIDVYLVSQFEEKFEEIHGAEPPPTYPSSSSFNENPAPTVVPEDGRGKEIEMQGDDAQRMCSELSTSQDFVSGIMKIVPSDVDSGADYWLLSDAGVSITDMWRTEPGVEWNEFDTLHDDYGIANASTPRPQTPPSNATEVPSNANTAAG; encoded by the exons ATGTCGAATTCGCAACCTCCAAATCCCCAGTCTGTCCAGAATTCCTTAAAACGCCAACTCCCTTTCTCTTCTATGAAGCCGCCTTTCTTGCCTCCCGGTGACTATCACCGCTTCACCACTGACCCTCGCCGGCTCCCTCTTCCTCAAGTTGAAGCCATCGTTGTTAAACCTCCTCCT TTTTGCTTGTTTATTGAGGAAATATTGGCCAGCAGGGTCAGCTCTCAAAAGTCACACAAGAGATACTCCGCATATTCCTCAGAAAGGCAAACTGTCAGAAGTTCATCTGTTCAGAAGTTGTTGGTCGGGCTGACCTCTATTTATAATATCATTCAAGGGGTTATTACAAACTGGCAG CCACTGAAGCGGAAGAGTGATGCAGCAGATCATGAACCTGCTGAGTCCAGTGCATGGAATACTGGTCCTGGATACATGGAAGTGGTTAACAGTCCTCTCCAGACACCTGTATCTGGAAAAAGTGGAAAGGTTCCCAAAACATCAAGGCTTTCGAAGAGCAATAGATCAGGATCTCAGAATGCCGGTTCAAATATCG GTTCTCCTGGAAATAATCTTACTCCTACTGGTCCCTGTCGTTATGACAGCTCCTTGG GTCTTTTAACAAAAAAGTTCATCAATTTGATCAAACATGCCGAAGATGGAATTCTTGATCTTAACAAAGCTGCTGACACATTAGAG GTGCAAAAGCGGCGGATATATGATATAACAAATGTTCTAGAAGGAATTGGTCTCATCGAGAAGAAGCTTAAGAACAGAATTCAGTGGAA GGGACTTGATGTCTCACGACCAGGGGAAGCAGATGAAAGTGTCGCTAGTTTGCAG GCAGAAGTTGAAAACCTTAACATTGATGAACGCAGATTAGATGAACAAATAAG AGAAATGCAAGAAAGATTGAGGGACCTTAGTGAAGATGAAAATAATCAGAA GTGGCTTTTTGTCACTGAGGAAGACATCAAGAGCTTACCATGCTTCCAG AATGAAACCTTAATAGCAATTAAAGCTCCACATGGAACCACTCTGGAAGTCCCAGATCCGGATGAG GCTGTTGACTATCCCCAGAGGAGATACAGGATAGTTCTCAGAAGTACAATGGGTCCGATAGATGTTTATCTTGTCAG TCAATTTGAGGAGAAGTTCGAGGAGATTCATGGTGCTGAACCTCCTCCAACTTATCCATCAAGTTCaagttttaatgaaaatcCAGCACCTACAGTGGTTCCAGAGGATGGTAGAGGAAAGGAGATTGAAATGCAGGGAGATGATGCTCAGAGAATGTGCTCAGAACTTAGCACATCACAGGACTTTGTGAGTGGGATCATGAAGATTGTTCCCTCAGATGTAGAT AGCGGCGCAGACTACTGGCTTTTATCAGATGCTGGTGTTAGTATAACAGACATGTGGCGTACTGAAC CTGGAGTAGAGTGGAACGAATTCGATACACTCCATGATGACTATGGCATAGCAAATGCAAGCACACCCAGACCTCAAACTCCACCATCTAATGCAACAGAAGTTCCTTCTAATGCTAACACTGCTGCAGGATGA
- the LOC8263330 gene encoding transcription factor E2FB isoform X6, with the protein MSNSQPPNPQSVQNSLKRQLPFSSMKPPFLPPGDYHRFTTDPRRLPLPQVEAIVVKPPPPLKRKSDAADHEPAESSAWNTGPGYMEVVNSPLQTPVSGKSGKVPKTSRLSKSNRSGSQNAGSNIGSPGNNLTPTGPCRYDSSLGLLTKKFINLIKHAEDGILDLNKAADTLEVQKRRIYDITNVLEGIGLIEKKLKNRIQWKGLDVSRPGEADESVASLQAEVENLNIDERRLDEQIREMQERLRDLSEDENNQKWLFVTEEDIKSLPCFQNETLIAIKAPHGTTLEVPDPDEAVDYPQRRYRIVLRSTMGPIDVYLVSQFEEKFEEIHGAEPPPTYPSSSSFNENPAPTVVPEDGRGKEIEMQGDDAQRMCSELSTSQDFVSGIMKIVPSDVDSGADYWLLSDAGVSITDMWRTEPGVEWNEFDTLHDDYGIANASTPRPQTPPSNATEVPSNANTAAG; encoded by the exons ATGTCGAATTCGCAACCTCCAAATCCCCAGTCTGTCCAGAATTCCTTAAAACGCCAACTCCCTTTCTCTTCTATGAAGCCGCCTTTCTTGCCTCCCGGTGACTATCACCGCTTCACCACTGACCCTCGCCGGCTCCCTCTTCCTCAAGTTGAAGCCATCGTTGTTAAACCTCCTCCT CCACTGAAGCGGAAGAGTGATGCAGCAGATCATGAACCTGCTGAGTCCAGTGCATGGAATACTGGTCCTGGATACATGGAAGTGGTTAACAGTCCTCTCCAGACACCTGTATCTGGAAAAAGTGGAAAGGTTCCCAAAACATCAAGGCTTTCGAAGAGCAATAGATCAGGATCTCAGAATGCCGGTTCAAATATCG GTTCTCCTGGAAATAATCTTACTCCTACTGGTCCCTGTCGTTATGACAGCTCCTTGG GTCTTTTAACAAAAAAGTTCATCAATTTGATCAAACATGCCGAAGATGGAATTCTTGATCTTAACAAAGCTGCTGACACATTAGAG GTGCAAAAGCGGCGGATATATGATATAACAAATGTTCTAGAAGGAATTGGTCTCATCGAGAAGAAGCTTAAGAACAGAATTCAGTGGAA GGGACTTGATGTCTCACGACCAGGGGAAGCAGATGAAAGTGTCGCTAGTTTGCAG GCAGAAGTTGAAAACCTTAACATTGATGAACGCAGATTAGATGAACAAATAAG AGAAATGCAAGAAAGATTGAGGGACCTTAGTGAAGATGAAAATAATCAGAA GTGGCTTTTTGTCACTGAGGAAGACATCAAGAGCTTACCATGCTTCCAG AATGAAACCTTAATAGCAATTAAAGCTCCACATGGAACCACTCTGGAAGTCCCAGATCCGGATGAG GCTGTTGACTATCCCCAGAGGAGATACAGGATAGTTCTCAGAAGTACAATGGGTCCGATAGATGTTTATCTTGTCAG TCAATTTGAGGAGAAGTTCGAGGAGATTCATGGTGCTGAACCTCCTCCAACTTATCCATCAAGTTCaagttttaatgaaaatcCAGCACCTACAGTGGTTCCAGAGGATGGTAGAGGAAAGGAGATTGAAATGCAGGGAGATGATGCTCAGAGAATGTGCTCAGAACTTAGCACATCACAGGACTTTGTGAGTGGGATCATGAAGATTGTTCCCTCAGATGTAGAT AGCGGCGCAGACTACTGGCTTTTATCAGATGCTGGTGTTAGTATAACAGACATGTGGCGTACTGAAC CTGGAGTAGAGTGGAACGAATTCGATACACTCCATGATGACTATGGCATAGCAAATGCAAGCACACCCAGACCTCAAACTCCACCATCTAATGCAACAGAAGTTCCTTCTAATGCTAACACTGCTGCAGGATGA
- the LOC8263330 gene encoding transcription factor E2FB isoform X7 encodes MKSKRVSSQKSHKRYSAYSSERQTVRSSSVQKLLVGLTSIYNIIQGVITNWQPLKRKSDAADHEPAESSAWNTGPGYMEVVNSPLQTPVSGKSGKVPKTSRLSKSNRSGSQNAGSNIGVLHSSPGNNLTPTGPCRYDSSLGLLTKKFINLIKHAEDGILDLNKAADTLEVQKRRIYDITNVLEGIGLIEKKLKNRIQWKGLDVSRPGEADESVASLQAEVENLNIDERRLDEQIREMQERLRDLSEDENNQKWLFVTEEDIKSLPCFQNETLIAIKAPHGTTLEVPDPDEQAVDYPQRRYRIVLRSTMGPIDVYLVSQFEEKFEEIHGAEPPPTYPSSSSFNENPAPTVVPEDGRGKEIEMQGDDAQRMCSELSTSQDFVSGIMKIVPSDVDSGADYWLLSDAGVSITDMWRTEPGVEWNEFDTLHDDYGIANASTPRPQTPPSNATEVPSNANTAAG; translated from the exons ATGAAATCTAAGAG GGTCAGCTCTCAAAAGTCACACAAGAGATACTCCGCATATTCCTCAGAAAGGCAAACTGTCAGAAGTTCATCTGTTCAGAAGTTGTTGGTCGGGCTGACCTCTATTTATAATATCATTCAAGGGGTTATTACAAACTGGCAG CCACTGAAGCGGAAGAGTGATGCAGCAGATCATGAACCTGCTGAGTCCAGTGCATGGAATACTGGTCCTGGATACATGGAAGTGGTTAACAGTCCTCTCCAGACACCTGTATCTGGAAAAAGTGGAAAGGTTCCCAAAACATCAAGGCTTTCGAAGAGCAATAGATCAGGATCTCAGAATGCCGGTTCAAATATCGGTGTGTTGCATA GTTCTCCTGGAAATAATCTTACTCCTACTGGTCCCTGTCGTTATGACAGCTCCTTGG GTCTTTTAACAAAAAAGTTCATCAATTTGATCAAACATGCCGAAGATGGAATTCTTGATCTTAACAAAGCTGCTGACACATTAGAG GTGCAAAAGCGGCGGATATATGATATAACAAATGTTCTAGAAGGAATTGGTCTCATCGAGAAGAAGCTTAAGAACAGAATTCAGTGGAA GGGACTTGATGTCTCACGACCAGGGGAAGCAGATGAAAGTGTCGCTAGTTTGCAG GCAGAAGTTGAAAACCTTAACATTGATGAACGCAGATTAGATGAACAAATAAG AGAAATGCAAGAAAGATTGAGGGACCTTAGTGAAGATGAAAATAATCAGAA GTGGCTTTTTGTCACTGAGGAAGACATCAAGAGCTTACCATGCTTCCAG AATGAAACCTTAATAGCAATTAAAGCTCCACATGGAACCACTCTGGAAGTCCCAGATCCGGATGAG CAGGCTGTTGACTATCCCCAGAGGAGATACAGGATAGTTCTCAGAAGTACAATGGGTCCGATAGATGTTTATCTTGTCAG TCAATTTGAGGAGAAGTTCGAGGAGATTCATGGTGCTGAACCTCCTCCAACTTATCCATCAAGTTCaagttttaatgaaaatcCAGCACCTACAGTGGTTCCAGAGGATGGTAGAGGAAAGGAGATTGAAATGCAGGGAGATGATGCTCAGAGAATGTGCTCAGAACTTAGCACATCACAGGACTTTGTGAGTGGGATCATGAAGATTGTTCCCTCAGATGTAGAT AGCGGCGCAGACTACTGGCTTTTATCAGATGCTGGTGTTAGTATAACAGACATGTGGCGTACTGAAC CTGGAGTAGAGTGGAACGAATTCGATACACTCCATGATGACTATGGCATAGCAAATGCAAGCACACCCAGACCTCAAACTCCACCATCTAATGCAACAGAAGTTCCTTCTAATGCTAACACTGCTGCAGGATGA
- the LOC8263330 gene encoding transcription factor E2FB isoform X5 → MSNSQPPNPQSVQNSLKRQLPFSSMKPPFLPPGDYHRFTTDPRRLPLPQVEAIVVKPPPPLKRKSDAADHEPAESSAWNTGPGYMEVVNSPLQTPVSGKSGKVPKTSRLSKSNRSGSQNAGSNIGSPGNNLTPTGPCRYDSSLGLLTKKFINLIKHAEDGILDLNKAADTLEVQKRRIYDITNVLEGIGLIEKKLKNRIQWKGLDVSRPGEADESVASLQAEVENLNIDERRLDEQIREMQERLRDLSEDENNQKWLFVTEEDIKSLPCFQNETLIAIKAPHGTTLEVPDPDEQAVDYPQRRYRIVLRSTMGPIDVYLVSQFEEKFEEIHGAEPPPTYPSSSSFNENPAPTVVPEDGRGKEIEMQGDDAQRMCSELSTSQDFVSGIMKIVPSDVDSGADYWLLSDAGVSITDMWRTEPGVEWNEFDTLHDDYGIANASTPRPQTPPSNATEVPSNANTAAG, encoded by the exons ATGTCGAATTCGCAACCTCCAAATCCCCAGTCTGTCCAGAATTCCTTAAAACGCCAACTCCCTTTCTCTTCTATGAAGCCGCCTTTCTTGCCTCCCGGTGACTATCACCGCTTCACCACTGACCCTCGCCGGCTCCCTCTTCCTCAAGTTGAAGCCATCGTTGTTAAACCTCCTCCT CCACTGAAGCGGAAGAGTGATGCAGCAGATCATGAACCTGCTGAGTCCAGTGCATGGAATACTGGTCCTGGATACATGGAAGTGGTTAACAGTCCTCTCCAGACACCTGTATCTGGAAAAAGTGGAAAGGTTCCCAAAACATCAAGGCTTTCGAAGAGCAATAGATCAGGATCTCAGAATGCCGGTTCAAATATCG GTTCTCCTGGAAATAATCTTACTCCTACTGGTCCCTGTCGTTATGACAGCTCCTTGG GTCTTTTAACAAAAAAGTTCATCAATTTGATCAAACATGCCGAAGATGGAATTCTTGATCTTAACAAAGCTGCTGACACATTAGAG GTGCAAAAGCGGCGGATATATGATATAACAAATGTTCTAGAAGGAATTGGTCTCATCGAGAAGAAGCTTAAGAACAGAATTCAGTGGAA GGGACTTGATGTCTCACGACCAGGGGAAGCAGATGAAAGTGTCGCTAGTTTGCAG GCAGAAGTTGAAAACCTTAACATTGATGAACGCAGATTAGATGAACAAATAAG AGAAATGCAAGAAAGATTGAGGGACCTTAGTGAAGATGAAAATAATCAGAA GTGGCTTTTTGTCACTGAGGAAGACATCAAGAGCTTACCATGCTTCCAG AATGAAACCTTAATAGCAATTAAAGCTCCACATGGAACCACTCTGGAAGTCCCAGATCCGGATGAG CAGGCTGTTGACTATCCCCAGAGGAGATACAGGATAGTTCTCAGAAGTACAATGGGTCCGATAGATGTTTATCTTGTCAG TCAATTTGAGGAGAAGTTCGAGGAGATTCATGGTGCTGAACCTCCTCCAACTTATCCATCAAGTTCaagttttaatgaaaatcCAGCACCTACAGTGGTTCCAGAGGATGGTAGAGGAAAGGAGATTGAAATGCAGGGAGATGATGCTCAGAGAATGTGCTCAGAACTTAGCACATCACAGGACTTTGTGAGTGGGATCATGAAGATTGTTCCCTCAGATGTAGAT AGCGGCGCAGACTACTGGCTTTTATCAGATGCTGGTGTTAGTATAACAGACATGTGGCGTACTGAAC CTGGAGTAGAGTGGAACGAATTCGATACACTCCATGATGACTATGGCATAGCAAATGCAAGCACACCCAGACCTCAAACTCCACCATCTAATGCAACAGAAGTTCCTTCTAATGCTAACACTGCTGCAGGATGA
- the LOC8263330 gene encoding transcription factor E2FB isoform X3, giving the protein MSNSQPPNPQSVQNSLKRQLPFSSMKPPFLPPGDYHRFTTDPRRLPLPQVEAIVVKPPPFCLFIEEILASRVSSQKSHKRYSAYSSERQTVRSSSVQKLLVGLTSIYNIIQGVITNWQPLKRKSDAADHEPAESSAWNTGPGYMEVVNSPLQTPVSGKSGKVPKTSRLSKSNRSGSQNAGSNIGSPGNNLTPTGPCRYDSSLGLLTKKFINLIKHAEDGILDLNKAADTLEVQKRRIYDITNVLEGIGLIEKKLKNRIQWKGLDVSRPGEADESVASLQAEVENLNIDERRLDEQIREMQERLRDLSEDENNQKWLFVTEEDIKSLPCFQNETLIAIKAPHGTTLEVPDPDEQAVDYPQRRYRIVLRSTMGPIDVYLVSQFEEKFEEIHGAEPPPTYPSSSSFNENPAPTVVPEDGRGKEIEMQGDDAQRMCSELSTSQDFVSGIMKIVPSDVDSGADYWLLSDAGVSITDMWRTEPGVEWNEFDTLHDDYGIANASTPRPQTPPSNATEVPSNANTAAG; this is encoded by the exons ATGTCGAATTCGCAACCTCCAAATCCCCAGTCTGTCCAGAATTCCTTAAAACGCCAACTCCCTTTCTCTTCTATGAAGCCGCCTTTCTTGCCTCCCGGTGACTATCACCGCTTCACCACTGACCCTCGCCGGCTCCCTCTTCCTCAAGTTGAAGCCATCGTTGTTAAACCTCCTCCT TTTTGCTTGTTTATTGAGGAAATATTGGCCAGCAGGGTCAGCTCTCAAAAGTCACACAAGAGATACTCCGCATATTCCTCAGAAAGGCAAACTGTCAGAAGTTCATCTGTTCAGAAGTTGTTGGTCGGGCTGACCTCTATTTATAATATCATTCAAGGGGTTATTACAAACTGGCAG CCACTGAAGCGGAAGAGTGATGCAGCAGATCATGAACCTGCTGAGTCCAGTGCATGGAATACTGGTCCTGGATACATGGAAGTGGTTAACAGTCCTCTCCAGACACCTGTATCTGGAAAAAGTGGAAAGGTTCCCAAAACATCAAGGCTTTCGAAGAGCAATAGATCAGGATCTCAGAATGCCGGTTCAAATATCG GTTCTCCTGGAAATAATCTTACTCCTACTGGTCCCTGTCGTTATGACAGCTCCTTGG GTCTTTTAACAAAAAAGTTCATCAATTTGATCAAACATGCCGAAGATGGAATTCTTGATCTTAACAAAGCTGCTGACACATTAGAG GTGCAAAAGCGGCGGATATATGATATAACAAATGTTCTAGAAGGAATTGGTCTCATCGAGAAGAAGCTTAAGAACAGAATTCAGTGGAA GGGACTTGATGTCTCACGACCAGGGGAAGCAGATGAAAGTGTCGCTAGTTTGCAG GCAGAAGTTGAAAACCTTAACATTGATGAACGCAGATTAGATGAACAAATAAG AGAAATGCAAGAAAGATTGAGGGACCTTAGTGAAGATGAAAATAATCAGAA GTGGCTTTTTGTCACTGAGGAAGACATCAAGAGCTTACCATGCTTCCAG AATGAAACCTTAATAGCAATTAAAGCTCCACATGGAACCACTCTGGAAGTCCCAGATCCGGATGAG CAGGCTGTTGACTATCCCCAGAGGAGATACAGGATAGTTCTCAGAAGTACAATGGGTCCGATAGATGTTTATCTTGTCAG TCAATTTGAGGAGAAGTTCGAGGAGATTCATGGTGCTGAACCTCCTCCAACTTATCCATCAAGTTCaagttttaatgaaaatcCAGCACCTACAGTGGTTCCAGAGGATGGTAGAGGAAAGGAGATTGAAATGCAGGGAGATGATGCTCAGAGAATGTGCTCAGAACTTAGCACATCACAGGACTTTGTGAGTGGGATCATGAAGATTGTTCCCTCAGATGTAGAT AGCGGCGCAGACTACTGGCTTTTATCAGATGCTGGTGTTAGTATAACAGACATGTGGCGTACTGAAC CTGGAGTAGAGTGGAACGAATTCGATACACTCCATGATGACTATGGCATAGCAAATGCAAGCACACCCAGACCTCAAACTCCACCATCTAATGCAACAGAAGTTCCTTCTAATGCTAACACTGCTGCAGGATGA